A region of Stegostoma tigrinum isolate sSteTig4 chromosome 3, sSteTig4.hap1, whole genome shotgun sequence DNA encodes the following proteins:
- the dnajc25 gene encoding dnaJ homolog subfamily C member 25: MATASRRFVVGLLFRLCAVFFTLLGQVDGLVEGLYCGAVSCYDVLGVSRDAGKSEIARAYRQLARRFHPDRYRPTEVGENPEEKFLLVATAYETLKDDEARKDYDYMLDHPDEFYRHYYHYYKRRLAPKVDVRIVIIVTVCAISLFQYYSWWSSYSEAIHYLTTVPKYRIQATEIAKQQGLLNKTKEKGKNRRSKEEIKEEEEEIIKGIIKNNIDIKGGYQKPQIYDILLFQIVLAPYYICRYIIWYCRWIYRFHIKQEEYGEEEKLYIIRKNMKMSQGQFDSLEDHQKEMFLERKLWLRENFEVYKLEQEEELKKKVASDPRWKRYRRWMKNEGPGRLTFIDD, translated from the exons ATGGCGACGGCGAGCCGCCGGTTTGTAGTGGGGTTGCTGTTTCGACTTTGTGCCGTTTTCTTCACCCTCCTGGGCCAGGTCGATGGCTTGGTGGAAGGCTTGTACTGCGGTGCTGTCTCTTGCTATGATGTCCTTGGAGTGTCGAGGGATGCTGGCAAAAGCGAGATCGCCCGCGCTTACCGCCAGCTGGCCCGGCGCTTCCACCCTGACCGCTACCGGCCCACGGAAGTCGGGGAGAACCCCGAGGAAAAGTTCCTGCTGGTTGCCACCGCCTATGAAACACTGAAG GATGATGAAGCCCGGAAGGATTATGATTATATGCTTGATCATCCTGATGAATTTTACCGACATTACTACCATTACTACAAGAGAAGGCTAGCACCCAAAGTAGATGTCAGGATAGTTATAATTGTGACAGTTTGTGCTATATCACTCTTTCAG TACTACAGCTGGTGGAGCAGTTATAGTGAGGCCATTCATTATCTCACTACTGTGCCAAAGTATAGAATCCAGGCCACAGAAATTGCAAAGCAGCAAGGCCTGCTTAACAAAACTAAagaaaaagggaaaaacagaCGCTCTAAAGAAGAAatcaaagaggaggaggaggaaatcaTTAAAGGCATTATCAAAAATAACATTGACATTAAAGGAGGCTATCAGAAGCCACAGATATATGATATACTCCTCTTCCAAATTGTTTTGGCTCCTTATTACATCTGTAGGTATATAATCTGGTATTGCAGGTGGATTTACCGTTTTCATATAAAACAAGAAGAATATGGAGAAGAAGAAAAGTTGTATATTATTAGaaaaaacatgaaaatgtcacaaGGCCAATTTGATAGTCTAGAAGATCATCAGAAAGAGATGTTCCTTGAGAGGAAGCTGTGGTTACGAGAAAACTTTGAG GTTTATAAACTGGAACAAGAGGAAGAACTCAAAAAAAAAGTAGCATCAGATCCACGATGGAAACGGTATCGGCGGTGGATGAAAAATGAAGGGCCAGGGAGGCTAACCTTCATAGATGACTAA